The Cannabis sativa cultivar Pink pepper isolate KNU-18-1 chromosome 8, ASM2916894v1, whole genome shotgun sequence genomic interval ATCGTGACAAGAGTGATGGGTCCAGAGATTGGATATGTGACCACACCAATAATTCTGGTTCAGTGTGCTCTCATTCTTCTGAACCAACGTGATAACCTTCCTAAGGGAGGAGTTTTCACACCCGGGATTGTTTTCGGTCCAACCGATCTCCAACAACGACTCCAAGACAATGGAATCACCTTTGATGTTGTTTCAAGGAATGTGCTTTAAGCACTCTACTCAACAGAATGAAAAAActgtatttgacattgttgTCATCTCATAAAAGGGTCTCACCCATTAAGAGTATTAGTTAGTTAGCTGCTTTGTAAGAACAATTATTAGTTTTGGTTTTTATCAGTTATTGTTCGAAATTTGTATTTTCTCATACAAATGCTACAGCTTTGAGACTCAATAACAGAAGAAGACTATGAACTCATAAATCTGGTGAACATTTCCAGGAGTCAACGAGATCATTAAGTCTATCATATGAACTCCCACCTTCACCAAAAGCCTTCCTAGCATCATCTTGAACCTGTGCAGCTCGTAATCGAAAGAACTCATTCCCTGTCATCTCTCTCACCGTGTCTGCAATTTCATCTCCTTTAACGACGACCACCGAATCACCCCATCCCCAACTCTTAGCCCACATTCCAACTCCAATTCTCTCCACCAAATCTGCATTGATCTTTTGGTCCCCATGTTGAGGCCATAGCAACATAGGCACACCATGCCATATAGCTTCAGTGAGTGAATTCCAACCACAATGACTTAAAAACCAACCAACTGCAGGGTGGCTTAGAACTTCCTCTTGGTTCAACCAATTCTTTACTACCATTCCCTTTTCCTTCACTCTCTCCATCAACTCTTCTCCAATTAAGTCTACTAATTCAGTTTCATCGTCTCGATCAACTTTCTTATCCTTAACCACCCACAAAAACCGTTTACCGCTCTTCACTAAACCATCAGCCAACGCCTTGATTTGCTCTCTTGATATGGCTGTTCTACTTCCAAAGCTGACATACAACACAGACTCAGCTGGCTGATCATCAAGCCATGCCAAAGATTGGTTCCTCTCGAACTTAATTGGAGGAAGCGGCCCAATGGCGATCACTGGCGGTAAGCTATTAAACGCTTTCAGCGACTCGCCTTCTATACTTTCATACGTGTTTACCAGAATTCCACTTGATTCTTTCATTTTCTTACCACACTCGGTGAAATAAATCTTCATAGCGTTATTGGCGTCATCAAGAAGTGGTGGGGGAATCCACGATTTGGGTATTGGTTCAAACCCCGAAATTTCGATAAAGTCTTTTGCTTTCGGGTCATCAAGGGCGTGGAAGGATAAGAAAAGACTTAACATCTTGGCTGATGATGTGAAGAATATGTAGTTAGGAAGTTGAAGAGAGTTAGTTATGGGAATAACGGTTGAGGCCAAGCTCATGTCTGTGATAAGAGCAGAAAGTGGTGGAGAGAGTGAAGAGAGGAGAGGCAAAAGAAGGTGAGAAGAGCGGCGAATCACTTCGAAACGGTTGTAAAAAGGGTCTTGGGATTTTGATGAAGGCTCATCATCAAGTGGAGGAAGGGGTAGATGAAGTTGTTTTCTAGTGACTTGAGGAAAACTAGTGAACAATTCAGATAAACTCTCTGATTCTGAAATTGATAGGGTGGGATGTGGAGTGATGACAGTGATTTTTACGTTGTGTGATGTTAGTAAAGGTATGAGACGAATAAAGGGTGTTAAATGGCCCATACCAGCACTTGGAAGAAGAGCTATATGAGGGTTTAGATTAGAGGTTGACATTTTAGAGATTTGATGAGTGAGTGATATTGCTTATGAGTtcatctatatataatataatgttgAGAACATAGTTGTCTTTTGGGGAAGTTTACAAAAGATGCATTGGTGATTtggatttttttgttttaagttattattagttttaagTTGTCAAGTGAAGAACGGCTCTTTTGATTGGGACAACTTGAGAGGTGAGTGAGTGAGTCAACAAACTACACAAATATGTTGTGCTTGAAGACCAAGTAAGTTGAACCAATCAAATAAAAAGgagatttattaaaataaattggtcacttatcattaaaataaactttaaccaCGATTTGTGTGGTGTAGTGGCAGGTTTTGTATGGTGTAGTAGTGTAAGGATGTCTTTTATTAATATCGTTTCTTATTTAGGTCAAAGATTTGAATCTCACTACAGTTCctcaaaaaagaaattatatttagttttttaagAGGCTAACTTACTGGGATGGTGTTAATCTTAATGGAATGAAAACTCTCGAGGTGTATACAAATAACTCAATTAAGGAAGGATGAGCTATAAGACTTTTATAACTGACACGTGGTCCTCAGAATTATCTAAGACCCCTATAACTGACACATGATCCTcagaattatataaattatcaaaagagtgagagagagattgCACCATGTGATCTTTtcctttttcaacaaaaaaaatgaaaaaaaaaaaaaaaacactttaaCATTGAAatcttaataaataatattctacCTAGGAAACTCTCTAACATATGAGGAATATTAAGAATATATCTAATGGCAGCACTAAAAGAAAAGTCACAAATCCTACCAATAATAacaactaattattattttttttaaatatttatatttgttgTTGGTTCCATGCCAAGTTTTTGGCATCAAATCTAGCTATAGAAAAACAAAATTGAATTTCTTTCTCTTCTACCTTATTTTACTTAGAGCCACTTATGACAAGCACCTCTTGTATTATTATGCATTAGTGATACTCTAACTTGGTCACTtcagaagttttttttttttattattattgaattaaAATTCAAGGGTACAACACGACAACTTTTAAAAAAGTTTCTGGAGAAGTGAAGagtctaaatttttaattttttttaattatttttaacagagacataaattttgttattttcttttgCAACGTATAATTGTATTTGGCTTGAgtgtttttcttttgatttttccCTGTTGATGAAGCTTTGTAACTAATTTATCAAttcttgaaaagaaaaaaaaaatatatgtttttacTTAAGTAAACATTTCATAATTATACCACATCTGGGTGTGTAAAATTGGAGTGTGTATTGAGAcgttttttaattatttctaGCTGTATGGTTACTTAGTAATTGTTCTAAATTACACTCAAATTTAAACAATGACTTTCctcttgacaaaaaaaaaaaaaaagaattaaagaaaatagattattttataaatccaTACAAatcacaaaatatatatataaaaataccaatctaagtatttttaatatttttacaaattaattttttttttttaaaaaaatacaaacaattgTTCTCAAAACATTGCTATTTTAACGTTGCAACTACAACATTATTTTCGAGAAAAATGTAAGTAAAAACAGGGAAAGAACAACATCCgtaaaaaagttttaaaaaaaaaatcgtaaaaaaatagtaaaaaatgcgattttttgtgtaaaaattcaaataaaaatatatatgaatgggttttttttgttgttgtcgTTTTTAGGAGATATTGTCGTTTATCTGATGGCTCTTGTCGTTTTCTAAAACCCTATCCGATCAGCAAAACCCTATCTCATGGCTTTGGCGCCaaatctctctctcactcttgaTCTCTGCAACTCTGCAATGGCGGCCTGCAAAACCCTAGTCCGAACATCGTTCTCCTCCATAGCTTCCACTCTCCGAAGATCGTCCTCCATCTCTGTACTACCCAATTCACCCACTCTCTGCTTCTTCTCAACTCCCCTTTCCTCTAACAACAACCGTCAAGGTTTAAGATTAGTGAACCAGCACAGATCTCCTTCGAGAAATTACGCCTCTATTTCAGTCGAATCGGTCGATTCAAACGACGGCGACGAGGCTGAATTCGAAACTTTAACACAAGAGGACACCGTGGAGCATTTGCTCACTCATAAAGACGATGTCGTACAGCTAATGAAGATGGAACGACGGCGTATTGATTTCGAACAACAACCGTCCAGTGGTGGCGGTGGTGGGTGGTTTCCGTACTTGGATCGATTCAAGTGCGGGAACTCGTCGTACCTTAGCAGCGGTGAAGTACTGGAAGCATTGGGACCACACATAATGGATTCGAGGAAGGAGAGGTTTAGGAATGTGGTGAGGAATCGGAGCTACTCGGTTTGTCTTGTGGTGGAAGGTCTCACTGATTTTGGAAACGTTTCGGCTGCGTTTAGATCCGCCGATGCTCTCGGGTTTCAGTCCGTTCATGTCGTCGCCTGCGATAGCTCCAAAAGGTGCAACGACGCCTGAGGTGAAAAATAGTTTTCGCTTCTATATGTTCTTTTTTAGCTTttccaatgaaaaaaaaaatcggttttATCAATTTGCAAATTCTTTGAAATTGACTGATATTATCACAATACTAAGTAGCAGTCTTAGTTGAAATGATAATTAATACAACAGAAATATAAGATATTGATTGAAATTTAAGTTGTAATGATTTACATgtaattcaaaaatataattagtgagTTCAATGTGAAAATTattgttaattaaattatatgaaatctTAATATTTGTGAATATTGTGGATGTCATTTGAAAATGAATACTTAATTAAGATTTgtaatttacatatattttttttaataatatccaaacactttgaaaagcaATAAAAAGATCTTCATATAAttagatcttataattttaaatataagcaAAATAGAAGCTTAGCCAAATAAGATTAATATTGTTCAATGGAAAGTGATTGTGCTAAAATACTTTATTCCCAATCTTGACATTGGTGGAGTTGTTTTTATGTAGGTACAGAGAAAATCGCCATGTTAGCATGGGAGCAGAGAAATGGTTGGATATTGAATTATGGGATACCATTGAAGAGTGTTTTGAGGCTCTCAAATTGCGTGGTTATCGAATTGCCACTACTCATGTTGGAATGGATGCGGTACTCAATTGTtgattcttttcatttttcatttattcaaTTGTTGATCTTAGTAGAGTTATCAGACAGTCAGACTGAAGAGTTTTCAATTTTTTGGGTAATGCTTTTTCCTTAGGTTTCTGTTTATGATATGAATTGGTCTTCTCCAACTGCAATAGTAGTCGGCAATGAAAGCAAGTAAGTAAAAAGTTTATGATGTTATATCCTATCAAGGGTAATGTCACAGTCTATGCCTCTTGTTTCAGGTGTTAAACTTGTTTTCAgtcttttaattttaatgtgtGAGCATAATCTTTATCTTTTGGAGTCTCATGCAATTACTATTATATTTCCTTTTGGAGTCTCATGCAATTACtattgaattttcaaatatttgacTGTTTTTGGAGTCTTGTTGTATTCCAAATTAGCgcttagaaaataattaattaggatttttatcttccaaactttgacatgtactaaattatacttcctGAATTTTTCAGGCTGTTAAAAATTtctctaaactattgagattgttggacgGAAGTCTGACGTGTGTGAAAATTTAAGGGGtacaatttagtacatatcaaagttcaggGATACAATTTGGTTCAAGAACAATCATCAtgttagtaaaataaaaaaaaaattggatagaAAAGTTCTTGAAACCAACAAATTCAATATTTCGGAGGACATTTTTAACAGGATGAAAGTTTGGAGGATAAAAATTGTAATTAGCCGGCTGAAAATctattaaattagtttattggatattaaagagctttttgttttggttttctTTGTTCATGGTTTTTgggttgatttatttgaattgaactatcatcatcatcatcaattaGGGGAATAAGTGATGAGGCCCTGGCGTTATCAGATTTGCACTGTAGCATTCCAATGAATGGGATGGTTGACTCATTCAATGTCTCAGTTGCTGCAGGCATCCTTATGCACCATGCTGTTTGTGACAGAACTTCTCGCCTGGTAATATGATACTACTAACTAACTACCATATGATTGAAATTGATGATATGTGCAAGACTATGATTGTTCTTTccttaaaaaaatgaaagaagaaCTTGACAACCTTAATTAAATCAAGGTTTGGCTGTTgacatttttttattgttgcaCAAAATCTACTGCAGGGCTGTCACGGTGATCTTACCCCGAAAGAAAGTCAAATTCTACTTGCAGAATTCTCTTTGCGTCATAGCAGAAGTTCAATTAACATTGCTTATGAGTATGCAAAGAGGAAGCCACCTCTCCTTACCCCGAAGCTTTGATCTCGAGTTTGATACCTAAAAGTAAGTGACTACAATAGAGACAACGAACTGTATCAACTCGACAAGAGAAGTTTGGCTTTCATTTCATCGCAAATGCTATGTTGGTGTACCATAGAAAGCCAAGTTCAGCATGTGGAATCAGAAGCTTAATAATTAGGCACTTGTGCTGTTCtgttttgtattttgttattagGTAATTTATTGTTGTGAAAATGAGATAGGGGTGAAAAGTGATGCAGAACTCTGAGAATTTAATGATGAAAGAGATCAATCCATAGCTTTTAAATTagtattacatttttttataatttttttgagtaCATTTaggttaattagaatttttgttttttgaattttcacATGAATTAAGTTACGTTCTAAAGAATTCTCTCGAGCTATcgaaattgttaaatttaaagtttttttatcaaattttactaACAGAAATTTAATATGAATGAAAATTTAGGAACtacaatttagtacatgtcaaaatttaaaagatacgaTTTAATTTTAGTAGATACAATTAAAGTTTAAAAACACAATTTAATACATGAATAATCGATACATTAGTTAagtaaaattagataaatttgatttttaaatctaaacaatctcaatagttcaaaagaatttttaattgaaaaattcttaaaaaccataataaaaattcaaaaaaacataatttattaCACAAAAATCGTATTTAGCCTTAAATTTATATTGAACATCATGTATATTGTTTGTCTCCCACAAAGGCACAAATTGTATCACCAATGAGAAGATAATTTAATCTGATATTTGTGTTGTCATCTACAAAAAACCAAAGCTTTACAGGTTCCGAACCATGTTTTATttctaaaaaagaaaatgacAAATACAAACAttcactttttaattaaaatactaTGACTTACGATCCACATCTAATATACTTctataaaaacaataacaataataattaaattaacaatTGTTTCCAAGGTATGCAACTGAAACTCATCATCTTAAAACTTCAATGAATTGTCTAATCAATTAGCATTTGTCCATCTGTGGTTTGTATTGTTGTTTTGCTGCTTTGTGTGCTTAACCCTTCGTGACGCTTTTGCTCTTGTAACTTTACGAATTCCTCGATTCTTTTCTTCAAGTCGGTGTCTGGTATTAACATGTCCACTGTGAGATGGGATCGGTTGAATGGATCGGTCTGCAAATCACATTAGATGTATAAATTAGAATAGCACAAGAGAATAATGTAGTTTTTTCAAATTATGAAGTTCAGCATTGGAAAACTTACACTATCACTAAGAAGATGCCTCTGAATGACTGCTCGGTCTATCGTGGTTTTGGAAGAAGGTAAGATCACTGGATCTTTCATTAAAGTGTACTGCCATAACAACcgaaaaagaaaaacacaacACTAGTCAGATTTCTGTATGGTGTTTTCACAAATGGATATCCACAAATGGGGGAATCAGAAAAAGAGAAAACATACTTGAATTGGGTCGAGGAACTCGTCGGGTATCTCCCCAAGAGTAGCTTCAGCATCTCTTGCCTCAGCTGCTGCAACTTTGGCTTTGGCACCTAGCTCGATGAATGCTTGTATTACCTTCCCTTCTTCACCAATTCTGCGGAGAACATCTGCTGCAGCAGTAAATAACTGAAGCAAATTTCAAATCATTAGATTGTCGACTCTATAAATTCAGAAGAGAGAAAATTCAAAACTTGGACGGTCTTACTTGTTCGTTGTAAGATCGGCCATCCTTTGAAATGGCAGCAGGGAATATATTTTCGGAATCATCCCTTGCCAAGTGAACATAGATGCAGACAATCTATTAGCCAAAAAGCAAAAATGTTAGCCGGCGATTTTCATGCATGAGAAAAATATGTTCAACTTAAGCTCTAGTCATCCCTAGAAGATGTATAGAATCCAACCGTTCACAAACAAGCCTACCGAAATTCAAAGACAACTTAAGCATGCAAAGAGCATACAAAATCATGATTAAACACAAAGTAATGGCAGCAAATTAGTTTAATAGTGAATATTGGATAATACTAGTTGATACAAACCTGCTTCAGCAACTGCTTTGGCCGAAATTCATATTTTTCTGGGTCTTTCAAGGTAAGTGATTTTCTTTGTGGACCCACAAGTTGCAACAGAAAATAATTGAGCATACTTGCTACTCTTTCAACCTGGAAAAGATGAAACAACAATTTGTTTAAAGTTGACGAGACAGAATTAGAAACAAGCAGTAGTAACACACACAATCCGACCATAAATTAAATGTGttgaataaaatgagaaaaCTATTACCATTTCAGGAAGTAGGAAAGGAGCAGTAATCTGTTCTGAAGTATATGCCAACATACTAACGTCTTCGTTTGCCAATTTCATGTCAATGCGTATAATCTGTAAAAGACCAATAATGTACATTTGACACGACTCCCATTAAATGTGGaagagagaaaaattgttaaaaagtgGGGCAAAGCATTGGGAGTTCATTGAAGAGAGATCACACTTACATTTTCTTGGGAATGGAATAGTCGGGTTCTTTCCTGCCTATCTTGGTCTGTTCTTCTCTCCCATTCAACAGTGTTAGCCATCTCAGCTTCCAGCTCCTTAAGTTCAAGAATCTTATTCAGACTTTCATCAAGAAGATAGATGCTGTCATTGATCAAGAAGTTTAAGAAGTTCAGGTAGACACccttctcttcttccttagcaATCTGAAACAGCATGAAGATTTATGTAAGCAGTTAGAAATGCAATGAACTTAGATTTCATTAAGTGTAGGGGAAGTGAGGTGTCCTTACCCTTCTCCAAGCATTACGATGACTAGGGACTTGCCAAAGGTATTCAAGAAGTTCAGAAATATTATGACGAATGTTGAACTTATCATAAAACTGCACAGTAAAAGAGACCAACCAAACAAGCATTATTTTTAAGCCACATAAGGATAAAGAAGATGAAATAACAcgatttttattatataagatTGAGTGTATTTTACCTGAGTATGGGAACCAGTGAACTCAATGTCAACATAAAGCTTCAACAGATTCTTCACAAGATATTCCAGAGATAGCGGATGACCTTCAAATAGGCTAGCAGTAGCTGATGAACTACTGCAAATACAACACAAGAAAAATCTGAGTACCTAGCTTTCAGCTATAACATTTTTCGATACACTTGCCTAAACCTATTTTAAACAATTTATCGAGTACATTAACCCAAACCTATTTACAACTAAGCAGAGACAAGAAAGCACCTTCTACGGGGCATCCAGCAGTTCAGGACTTCAACCATCTTTGCTCTTAGATAAGGGTTTCTTATATAGTTTGGTGTGGCCATGAACATGATGATAAAGTTCATAAAATCATCCTAACAAGAAAAACATACACACTATAAAAAAAACTGCATATAAGGGGGGGAAAAGCATGAATCCAGGACAGAAGATATCAACAAAGAGTCTACCAGCAAGACCCCATCCAAAGCTTTTGGAATTCGGGAAGCAAATATGAGCAATTCCATTGCATCTTCCACAAAGTGCTCTGGCATACACGCAAATTCGGTAGGGCAGGTTGATGGCAAAGGCATTTTAAATCCACCAACCAGGTTTACCAACCAAACCACCATTAACCGGTAGAAAGAAAGGGCACTTTGTATAAGCGTTCCATCCTACAGTGGAAAACAAgataagcaaaaaaaaattgaattggaTACAAGTCATTAGTTTATTATCAACTAGCAAAAACTATTAAAGACATGATGAGAGAGACAAACTGAAGTCTATATgataaaaacaatttaaaattttggCCATCAAGCACACACTCGGATAGAGTTAGAGACAAAATAAGAAGTCTTCCCTACCCTTAATATTTGAGCTTCATAGCAAAGCTTTTCTTGCGAAAACAACTCTACTTCTTTCTCAAGACGAGTTATTTCAAGCTTAAGCTGAGGAGAAGGCGTCATAGCTTTGAGAGTGTTGAGATGATCTTCACACCTTGAGATGTCCTGGaatgaaataatttaatttcatgtttcAACCAAACCATAATCACAACTCATAAGAACTAactatttcaaaataaatttgacGAAACCAAAATACCATGTTATACCTGAACCAAATGCTTAAAGTCAGAAAATGCTTTTAACAAGCCCAAATTGAGCACCCTAGCAGTCATGAAGAAGCATTCGCATATAAATGTATACTTATTTTTTTCACCACCACTTGATGACTTTGTGACAGAAGGTCCAAAAGAATTACTGCCTGAACTGGTGGCTTCTTGCGACTGCAGTAATCGATCCTCACCATCACTCTGCCCCTGGCTATTATTTGTCCATTCAGCCACTTCTTCTGATGATGCATGTAGAGCAGTCAACCCTCTACCACAAACATACAGGTTCATAACCAATAATTAGAACTACAAGAAGATTTCATTACTCACggtaaaaaattattactaaagcAAAAGTTCTTACCTTAAATCCAAACGGTCACCGTAAAATACATACTTTGGATCAATTTTATCCATTTTTGTCAGATTTGCATCTAAAAATGGATCACAAAGTCTGAGCATTACAATGCTAAGATTAACAAACATGCCTGAACTTGCACAAGACATGGCATCCACCTGcaaaaaatattatgtatagTGAAATGTAACAGTGCAAGTGATAACCGTATtatgtatatgtgtgtgtatgtatatatgtactgAAATAAACTACTTCTAAATTGAGTTCTTTGATAAGGAAAAGAAGGTAGAGgcaatttactaaaatatcctCCTTTTCCCTGGATGGTTAGTGGTATTTGTTGACGAAGTAAATTGCAACTGTAACTGAAGAAAGAGGTGGCATTGAAGGTCTTGCATCAATTTCTTGCCTAAAATACTTCATTATTTTTATCTATCTCCTTGACTGACTACTTAAATTGCAACTGCAACTCAAAAGGAGATTGCATAAAGGCAAAAAAGGTACCTGTATATGAGCCCTCGAAGAATTTTTATTGATAACCTCTGCAAAAAATTCAAGAACATGCCGCCGTGTGTCTTGATTCTTAAGGAGTAACATAAGAACATCTGTTAGGCCATCATATAAGGTATTCATGTGTGCCTTAATTGTACTAAAAGAAGATAACAGATCAGCTGGACGCCGAGTTGAAGCTTCTGCAAAGCATAGCTGACTggtgtttgaaaaaaaaagaagagaaaagttCTTAAACACTATTTTTATATCcgttgattaaaaaaaaaaagccagtACCATAGTTTCATGCATAAAAAAATGGTGCCTTGACCCAAAAGAAAAACTCAATAGAGTTAAATTATAACATAAATGAAGTTTAACACATGCATTAGTTATACCTTGTATTCACAACTTGAACCACAAAGGTTAATACAAAATACTTCTTTCTAAAAGGATAAAAGTATAAGAAGACACCACGGTGGCTTTGGTTGGAAGGAATAAAAACTTAGGAATAGAAATGAGAATGGAttagaatcaaatttaaaatgcataacaAAATGTAATAGTCATTCCACTAAAATTGTGGAAAAATCATTCCATTAGAATTACATTCCAATACaataaaatgcaaccaaacaaaggaatagaatgaaaattgaTTCCTTtccattacctccaaccaaacaccACCAAATCTACATTTGGTTTCTTTAACCAGTGCTATAGTTAACAGTTTCAATGCAACAACAAAGTTTACATTCTGTTTCTATTTTTAGGACATTGTTCATACCTCAATTCATGTGttccaaaaatcaaaactttactTTACAAGAGCAACATGAAAATTAAAGCAATgtaaacacaaacacaaagcAAATATAAACTGT includes:
- the LOC115699562 gene encoding UDP-glycosyltransferase 708G1, which translates into the protein MSTSNLNPHIALLPSAGMGHLTPFIRLIPLLTSHNVKITVITPHPTLSISESESLSELFTSFPQVTRKQLHLPLPPLDDEPSSKSQDPFYNRFEVIRRSSHLLLPLLSSLSPPLSALITDMSLASTVIPITNSLQLPNYIFFTSSAKMLSLFLSFHALDDPKAKDFIEISGFEPIPKSWIPPPLLDDANNAMKIYFTECGKKMKESSGILVNTYESIEGESLKAFNSLPPVIAIGPLPPIKFERNQSLAWLDDQPAESVLYVSFGSRTAISREQIKALADGLVKSGKRFLWVVKDKKVDRDDETELVDLIGEELMERVKEKGMVVKNWLNQEEVLSHPAVGWFLSHCGWNSLTEAIWHGVPMLLWPQHGDQKINADLVERIGVGMWAKSWGWGDSVVVVKGDEIADTVREMTGNEFFRLRAAQVQDDARKAFGEGGSSYDRLNDLVDSWKCSPDL
- the LOC115698590 gene encoding uncharacterized protein LOC115698590 isoform X2, with translation MALAPNLSLTLDLCNSAMAACKTLVRTSFSSIASTLRRSSSISVLPNSPTLCFFSTPLSSNNNRQGLRLVNQHRSPSRNYASISVESVDSNDGDEAEFETLTQEDTVEHLLTHKDDVVQLMKMERRRIDFEQQPSSGGGGGWFPYLDRFKCGNSSYLSSGEVLEALGPHIMDSRKERFRNVVRNRSYSVCLVVEGLTDFGNVSAAFRSADALGFQSVHVVACDSSKRYRENRHVSMGAEKWLDIELWDTIEECFEALKLRGYRIATTHVGMDAVSVYDMNWSSPTAIVVGNESKLLKISLNY
- the LOC115698590 gene encoding uncharacterized protein LOC115698590 isoform X1, which translates into the protein MALAPNLSLTLDLCNSAMAACKTLVRTSFSSIASTLRRSSSISVLPNSPTLCFFSTPLSSNNNRQGLRLVNQHRSPSRNYASISVESVDSNDGDEAEFETLTQEDTVEHLLTHKDDVVQLMKMERRRIDFEQQPSSGGGGGWFPYLDRFKCGNSSYLSSGEVLEALGPHIMDSRKERFRNVVRNRSYSVCLVVEGLTDFGNVSAAFRSADALGFQSVHVVACDSSKRYRENRHVSMGAEKWLDIELWDTIEECFEALKLRGYRIATTHVGMDAVSVYDMNWSSPTAIVVGNESKGISDEALALSDLHCSIPMNGMVDSFNVSVAAGILMHHAVCDRTSRLGCHGDLTPKESQILLAEFSLRHSRSSINIAYEYAKRKPPLLTPKL
- the LOC115699140 gene encoding probable ubiquitin conjugation factor E4 isoform X2 — its product is MATPKPQRSPEEVEDIILRKIFLVSLTETADSDPRIAFLEMTAAEILSEGKELRLSRDLMERVLIDRLSGNFASTETPFQYLVGCYRRAHTESTKIVSMKNKNLRSEMELVVKQAKKLSVSYCRIHLANPELFGGGNLNLNRPNSSPLLSLIFSQFEDRYGGSSSGSNDIQSPPGFLDEFFKDTDFDSLDPVLKGLYEDLRLNVLKVSALGNFRQPLMALQYLVSFPVGAKSLVNHPWWIPKGVYLTGRAIEVTSILGPFFHISALPDHTIYKSQPDVGQLCFAEASTRRPADLLSSFSTIKAHMNTLYDGLTDVLMLLLKNQDTRRHVLEFFAEVINKNSSRAHIQVDAMSCASSGMFVNLSIVMLRLCDPFLDANLTKMDKIDPKYVFYGDRLDLRGLTALHASSEEVAEWTNNSQGQSDGEDRLLQSQEATSSGSNSFGPSVTKSSSGGEKNKYTFICECFFMTARVLNLGLLKAFSDFKHLVQDISRCEDHLNTLKAMTPSPQLKLEITRLEKEVELFSQEKLCYEAQILRDGTLIQSALSFYRLMVVWLVNLVGGFKMPLPSTCPTEFACMPEHFVEDAMELLIFASRIPKALDGVLLDDFMNFIIMFMATPNYIRNPYLRAKMVEVLNCWMPRRSSSATASLFEGHPLSLEYLVKNLLKLYVDIEFTGSHTQFYDKFNIRHNISELLEYLWQVPSHRNAWRRIAKEEEKGVYLNFLNFLINDSIYLLDESLNKILELKELEAEMANTVEWERRTDQDRQERTRLFHSQENIIRIDMKLANEDVSMLAYTSEQITAPFLLPEMVERVASMLNYFLLQLVGPQRKSLTLKDPEKYEFRPKQLLKQIVCIYVHLARDDSENIFPAAISKDGRSYNEQLFTAAADVLRRIGEEGKVIQAFIELGAKAKVAAAEARDAEATLGEIPDEFLDPIQYTLMKDPVILPSSKTTIDRAVIQRHLLSDSTDPFNRSHLTVDMLIPDTDLKKRIEEFVKLQEQKRHEGLSTQSSKTTIQTTDGQMLID
- the LOC115699140 gene encoding probable ubiquitin conjugation factor E4 isoform X1, encoding MATPKPQRSPEEVEDIILRKIFLVSLTETADSDPRIAFLEMTAAEILSEGKELRLSRDLMERVLIDRLSGNFASTETPFQYLVGCYRRAHTESTKIVSMKNKNLRSEMELVVKQAKKLSVSYCRIHLANPELFGGGNLNLNRPNSSPLLSLIFSQFEDRYGGSSSGSNDIQSPPGFLDEFFKDTDFDSLDPVLKGLYEDLRLNVLKVSALGNFRQPLMALQYLVSFPVGAKSLVNHPWWIPKGVYLTGRAIEVTSILGPFFHISALPDHTIYKSQPDVGQLCFAEASTRRPADLLSSFSTIKAHMNTLYDGLTDVLMLLLKNQDTRRHVLEFFAEVINKNSSRAHIQVDAMSCASSGMFVNLSIVMLRLCDPFLDANLTKMDKIDPKYVFYGDRLDLRGLTALHASSEEVAEWTNNSQGQSDGEDRLLQSQEATSSGSNSFGPSVTKSSSGGEKNKYTFICECFFMTARVLNLGLLKAFSDFKHLVQDISRCEDHLNTLKAMTPSPQLKLEITRLEKEVELFSQEKLCYEAQILRDGTLIQSALSFYRLMVVWLVNLVGGFKMPLPSTCPTEFACMPEHFVEDAMELLIFASRIPKALDGVLLDDFMNFIIMFMATPNYIRNPYLRAKMVEVLNCWMPRRSSSSATASLFEGHPLSLEYLVKNLLKLYVDIEFTGSHTQFYDKFNIRHNISELLEYLWQVPSHRNAWRRIAKEEEKGVYLNFLNFLINDSIYLLDESLNKILELKELEAEMANTVEWERRTDQDRQERTRLFHSQENIIRIDMKLANEDVSMLAYTSEQITAPFLLPEMVERVASMLNYFLLQLVGPQRKSLTLKDPEKYEFRPKQLLKQIVCIYVHLARDDSENIFPAAISKDGRSYNEQLFTAAADVLRRIGEEGKVIQAFIELGAKAKVAAAEARDAEATLGEIPDEFLDPIQYTLMKDPVILPSSKTTIDRAVIQRHLLSDSTDPFNRSHLTVDMLIPDTDLKKRIEEFVKLQEQKRHEGLSTQSSKTTIQTTDGQMLID